In the genome of Arabidopsis thaliana chromosome 4, partial sequence, the window tgagtagagagaaaatgggtgaTGAGGCAGAGATCAAGGAACATTTAAAGCCACAAGCTTCATCTGAAACAATGGACAAGAAACATAATGTGAAAGGGAAGAGGTTATGGCAGAAAGTCAAGTATCAATTGGTGGAGTTTCATTCATTGCCTGCTTATTTAAGAGACAATGAGTACATCATTGGTCATTACCGATCCGAATGGCCGATCAAACAGATTCTTCTCAGCATCTTTACCATTCATAATGAGACTTTGAATGTTTGGACGTAAGTGTTGAATCATGTTTCTTGATGTATCCTTGTTTAAAGTTCAAGAGCCTTGagtgtgtttgtgtgtgtgtgttcttTGGGATTTGCAGGCACTTGATTGGGTTTTTCCTGTTTTTGGCGCTCACTATATACACTGCAACGAAAGTACCGAGTGTCGTGGATCTTCATTCGCTTCAACACCGTTTACCCGATTTGTTGAGGAAAACAGATCTCCACAAACTTCATTCTGAGCTCATGGCTCGCCTTCCTTCTAGTCCATCTAGTTGGCATGTGATGGACCTTCTTTATAACTGTTTGCCTGAAAGATTTTCTCATGGCAACTACACTGACATGTGTGTTCTGGTAAGAAAAGACtcaatctttctctctattcCTGCAGATTACTGTTTCAAAATGTGGCCAAGTTCATATCTTTGTAATTGCATTGCAGCATTCTGTGAGGGAAGATCTTGCAAACTTGATAGCTCCTTTGATCTTCAGGCCAATTACTCGATGGCCGTTTTATGCATTTCTAGGTGGTGCTATGTTCTGTCTATTAGCAAGCAGCACGTGCCACCTCCTCTCATGTCACTCCGAGCGAGTCTCCTACATAATGCTTAGGCTTGATTACGCCGGCATCGCAGCTCTAATAGCGACTTCCTTCTACCCTCCGGTTTATTACTCCTTCATGTGTGATCCTTTCTTCTGCAACCTCTACTTAGGATTCATAACCATCTTAGGAATCGCCACTGTGCTTGTTTCTCTCCTCCCGGTTTTCCAAAGCCCGGAGTTTCGGGTGGTGAGGGCGTCTCTGTTCTTTGGAATGGGATTCTCTGGCTTAGCTCCGATTCTTCACAAGCTGATAATCTTTTGGGACCAACCTGAAGCCCTTCACACGACAGGTTATGAGATTTTGATGGGTTTGCTTTATGGGTTAGGAGCTCTGGTTTATGCAACTAGGATCCCAGAGAGATGGATGCCGGGTAAATTCGATATAGCAGGACATAGCCATCAGTTGTTTCATGTTCTGGTTGTTGCTGGTGCGTTCACGCACTATAGAGCTGGGCTAGTGTATCTTAAGTGGAGAGATATTgaaggatgttgaagatgaagattgaagattaGATGGAATCTTTGAATCTTGTTTGTAGTAGCTTCATATAAAAGTTGGATTATGTAAAGTCTTATATGTAATCAAACGTTTAATTGTTTCCTTTATTCAACAAAGGATTTATATTGTTAATCCACATATGTATTACTGGTTAAAGAAGCTGAAggattcatatttttagatGATTCCAGTCTTGATTGCAGCATTCAAAGTATCATAATCCAGTGTCAACCTCATATAGCCTCCTTGTGAACCTGACACAAGCCTAATTGTTCCATGGCAGAGGATACTTTGAttctgatcttcttcttgaaggtTTCCCCTGATTGGTATACATTTCGAATGATCCATAAGTGTTGATAAACTACAAGTAcacaaaatatgaaacaaaatctatgcacatcaataaaaattcagaaatcaataaaatttacTCTGAAAATGCAGAACATTTATAAgtgtttgttattgttttcaatatatgagaGGAGGAGCTCCCctactatttttatatttttagccAATGAGAGAGCTCCACTTCATACCCCACTTTTACCAATCGTGCTATTTCACAGCCACTCTCACTCATGTCGCGTTGAGCGCGTGTCTACGATTTCTAAAGGGGTTAATCCACAAAAATCATGCATTTTTGGATCCACGCACCTCATTCTCAAAAACCCATCGCGTGtcgtattttttttggttttcttctctaaaccaaattaaaccgaaccgagatcaatttgaatttcaaaaccaatgtAAACCCATCgctgtgaaaacaaaaagctcgGCCactgtaacaacaaaaatggagaCGACACAACTTGGAAGAGAAATCAACTCGAAATAGCCAAGAGAATGTTCGTAAACCCCCTCAAATCCGATGCTTCCTTTGATTCCAACCTCCAAAAGCCCATCTGCTCAAACGAGGAGTATTACAAGGTACCTCTATAGAACAAGTATTCACTTCCATTCCCTTACTTGTGTTAGTTCAGCGCTTGAGAAATATTATGATCTTGTTTCAGACTTTCAGCTGTCAAGAGACAAGGCCCGTTTTACTATCAGGTAAAATCATGGTCAGCTTCTTGTCCCAAACCACATTGTTGTAATCGAATTTGTTTGTGTGTCTTTGTTGCAGGTTTCAAGAGCTCATGTAGATAATGATGACGTCTTTCTGCAAGAAGCTCTGGCTAGATACAAAGcatttcttataattttggttttctcgATAAGAGAggaagttgttgtttttgttgtctaCTCTTGAAGCTTGATCTGGTTTGAAATTCATgttcaaaagaagagaagaggctGTTTCTCAAGTGGTTGACGAGAAATAGATTGTGTTTTGTCTTCTCTGTTTAGAAGAATGCCTGCTTGGTTAAAAGAGGTGATGATTGAGATTGATCTCAGTTGAGGAGCGTGGAGTTTTTGCTTGGGTTAATAAGCACCTTTGGTCTGTGTTGATTGTGTGTTTCCTAGCTTCAATTTATCCTTGGATGAAACACATAATCAACATGAGGGAAAAGAACTAGCATCATAATGATGAATATGAAGATTGGCtaagaatgagaagaagatgaagtggCGTTTATCAACTCTGTCTTTGTTAATTTGGAGTTGCTATTTAGCTTGGATTTTAGTTCTGAAAGATGTTCTGAAAACCTGAAAGCAAGATCTTTCCAATGATATAAAGATCGCGTTCTGGTTCCTTGTGGATTGTTTGGAAATTGTTCTTAAAGTTGGTCTCTCGCAGGTCGACATGTTTTTGGATCTGTCGTGGATTTTGGCCATAACTTTCAAACCATAAACTCAAATCCAGATCCGTTTTCTCCTATGGCTTCGTATGATTGATGTTGTTACTGCAACCAATCCTTAGAATTTACTGGGTTAGTTTGCTGCTTTGTTTGTGTTCTGCATCAAAACAGATTGAATCTTCTTTTGTGGTCTATGAAGTTTACATATCAAGAGAGGATGAATCAGTTCTGCTTTTCAAACCATGGTGTATGCTTCAGTGTGGAGAAGTATTTGTGACctatgaagaagagaaaaagaagtcTGAAGCAGATTTCTAGGAGAAAGTGTTTTAATAGAAGACAGAAGAGTTGTGAATTGGATgaagttgtttttgtttgtctgaCTGTGTCTTCTTCGTTTGACTTGGCTATGGACCTTGGATTTGAGCATTTAAAGCTGTTCTAGAATCTTGGAAACGAGATCTTTCCAAGGGTACAAAGATTTTTGTCTGATTCCGTGTTGTTTGATGGGAATTGGTTTCCAAAGTAGGCTGCTCGCGGGTGTCCCTCATTCTTGACCTATCTTGGGAAAGAGGTCATAGCTTCCAATCTACATATTCAAATCAAGATCCGTTTTTTCATGTGACCTCGTATGGCTGTCCTTGATATTTCCACCAggttttctatgttttctaAGTTGGTTTGCTACTCCATTCTTGCTCTGCATCAAGACAGATGGATATGCTTTGGCACAAAAGTTCCTTATTCTTGGAATTGCTTCACTACTTGTTGATGAAGCTCAGCaaactcaaagaaaaagataagatGGTTGTTCTTAACTAATGGTTTTGGAGTTGTAGTCTAAGAAACCATCAAAGGGTAAAACACCTTTCTTGTTGCTTGTTCAAATTCTTGAAGTTCTTAACAAGGAGAGGAACGGTAGGGCACTGCTTGCAAATTTTGCAGAAGAGTGGTCAAGACTTGAGACTGCTTTCAAGCATGTTCGTGGTGTTTTTGAGTTCAGGGTCTTTGATActattgttctgtttttgaacTCTGGCATGAGTTTaccaaaagaaaggaaagcCAAGAATAACTGGTTATGAACAAGTTCAAAGGTTATAAATCTGTGGGTAAAGAGACTCTTACGGATTTGTTTGAAGGTCGTTGATTGGTTAAGATATTCAGAAACGAATTGCAGATCTCTAGAGAATTGCAGGTTTTCGAAACTAAGTTGCAGATCCTAGAATAAGTTGCACGATTCtgaattattatgttttttaggGCTGAGTAAGCTAAGAAGAGGTTATTGGAGTGATTCAGTGGGATTcttcgaagaagaaaatggaagagacAAGTGCAAGTGCTGCATGAACTGTCTCAAGGCTACTCACTTCAATAATGTGAAAGTGTCATGTATCTAGTTTGATAAACGACACATCTCAATGCTGGTGGCAGTGGCTGAAAAGAAGCTCTAGAAGGAAGCAAATGCAAGAAATTTAAACTGCATTTAGAAGACAGTAACTAAGGAGTTTGAGTTAGCTGTCTGCATCATGAGAAGATTACATAAGTAACTACTCAAGGGAAATTCACTTGCAGGTTAGTCAAGTGAACGTTTTTTCAAAGTATCAGAGAATCATAAAGAAGACAAAGGCTCTAGTTTGAGTCTGGAAATTGTTAATGATGATGGTACTAAGTTCTGGTGGAGTTTGCATGTAAGACAAAGCATTGCAGACTGAGGTTACAGCAGGAAGTGCATCTGGGTTCAATGGTTGATGTGTAAGTTGTTGTTAGGACGTGTCTCAAGGATATCACAACGGTTTGTTGATATGAGATAGAGTTAAAGATAACTAGTAGTGGTTAAAATACACtgtttgttattgttttcaatatatgagaGGAGGAGCTCCCctactatttttatatttttagccAATGAGAGAGCTCCACTTCATACCCCACTTTTACCAATCGTGCTATTTCACAGCCACTCTCACTCATGTCGCGTTGAGCGCGTGTCTACGATTTCTAAAGGGGTCCACAAAAATCATGCATTTTTGGATCCACGCACCTCATTCTCAAAAACCCATCGCGTGtcgtattttttttggttttcttctctaaaccaaattaaaccgaaccgagatcaatttgaatttcaaaaccaatgtAAACCCATCgctgtgaaaacaaaaagctcgGCCactgtaacaacaaaaatggagaCGACACAACTTGGAAGAGAAATCAAACACGAAATAGCCAAGAGAATGTTCGAAAACCCCCTCAAATCCGATGCTTCCTTTGATTCCAACCTCCAAAAGCTCATCTGCTCAATTTATGAAATCAAGCTCTGGTTTATGCAACTAGGATCCCAGAGAGATGGATGCCGGGTAAATTCGACATAGCAGGACATAGCCATCAGTTGTATCTTAAGTGTACTGGTAGTTGCTGGTGCGTTAACGCACTATAGAGCTGGGCTAGTGTATCTTAAGTGGAGAGATAATgaaggatgttgaagatgaagattgaagattaGATGGAatctttgatgttttaaatcTTGTTTGTAGTAGCTTCATATAAAAGTTGGATTATGTAAAGTCTTATCTGTAATCAAACGTTTAATTGTTTCCTTTATTCATCAAAAGGATTCATATTGTCAATCCACATATGTATTACTGGTTAAAGAAGCTGAAggattcatatttttagatGATTCCAGTCTTGATGAATCAACACATGATTAACACATTTATGGATCTTTGATGAATCAACACATGATTAACTACTATTGCTACAACACGGCaaagttattttgttttcagtatgatgaaggattttgtttttgttacataTGATTAAATGGATTTTATATTTGCTTATTTTTGAATGCAAATGACGTTGCttctaaatattatttcttctcaATCATTCATGCTCtgttttcctctcttcttaGGCTCTGTGTTGGTTTTTAATTAGTGCATATGTGAAagaataaaaccaaacatattttTGGAATCATAGTTCTTGAAACTGAAACACacagaaccaaaaaacataaaaattgaaacattGATCTTCGCACAAAAGAAGAACTGTGAGCGAAATGGAGGATCCTACGTCTTGTTAGTACAAGAGAGAATCAAAGCAACTAGAATTCACAATCAACCTAAATCATAGAGATTGGGTCACAAAGTTGAAATCTTAAAACTAATATGGACCTAAAGCCTGAAATGCAGAAAGCCTTTAAGTGTTGGTGGAAATGGAAAAACTCACGTCTCATGTAAGCCCAAATGACTTGTTTAATACTGTAATAGCCTTCaaataatttgttaaaaaaaataaggatGTCAAATGAATccttataatatatttttggcaTTATGGCTCAGATGTATCTGGAAATAATTAGTTAGATTTTTGTCTATAATATAgagataaatttaattagtgGAAATTGTCAAACAATTATATTCTATATATCAAACTTATTCATTATCCTAAGATTGGCATATAGATGAAATCACATATTTTAAAAGGTAGTAATATCATAATAatgagaaaattaattttaaaaaatctaatttgagTATTTATTCCTTGTAAATTTCTGAATTGccattcttttaaaataatgataCAATCCTGTCCATTCACAACCTTACTTCAAAGTCTTACACTTTCCataaatgtttctttaatacctttttaattaggagaaaaagtgaaaactaaaaacttatgCTAATTTTGTATCagaattataaatatttcCCATTCTCTAACCATACATTTACGTTGACTAAATCCTCACATTTAAGACAATAAACCCTTAATCAGAAAAGattgtttctttactttaaTCACCCAACTGTTTTCAGTGTTTTACTGAattttctcatcttttatAATCACTTCATTGTAGTTTTACTGAAAGAATTATTTCTATACTTCATCAGCCAATCTCAGTCTCATCATCTCCGATGGGAAAACCCGGCGGCGCAAAGACCAGAACCGCCGTATGTTTATCAGACGGTGTTTTCTTTCTCGCCGGAGCTTTCATGTCTCTCACTCTCGTCTGGTCTTACTTCTCAATCTTTTCACCTTCTTTCACCAGTTTACGTCACGACGGCAAACCGGTTCAATGCTCCGGTTTAGACATGCAATTCGACCCATCCGAGCCCGGTTTTTACGACGACCCGGATCTAAGCTACTCGATCGAGAAACCAATCACAAAATGGGACGAGAAACGAAACCAATGGTTTGAATCACACCCATCTTTCAAACCCGGTTCAGAAAACCGGATCGTAATGGTAACCGGTTCACAATCCTCGCCGTGTAAAAACCCAATCGGAGACCATTTATTACTCCGATGCTTCAAAAACAAAGTCGATTACGCTCGAATCCATGGTCACGACATCTTCTACAgcaattctcttcttcatccgaAGATGAATTCTTATTGGGCGAAACTTCCGGTGGTTAAAGCGGCGATGCTTGCTCACCCAGAGGCGGAGTGGATTTGGTGGGTTGATTCCGACGCTATCTTCACCGACATGGAATTTAAACCGCCGCTTCACCGTTACCGTCAACACAACCTCGTCGTTCACGGTTGGCCAAATATAATCTACGAGAAACAGAGCTGGACGGCGTTAAACGCCGGCGTTTTCTTAATAAGAAATTGTCAATGGTCAATGGACTTAATTGACACGTGGAAGAGTATGGGACCAGTGAGTCCAGATTACAAAAAATGGGGTCCCATCCAACGGTCGATATTCAAAGATAAGTTGTTTCCAGAGTCAGATGATCAAACGGCTCTGATTTATTTGCTTTATAAACATAAAGAGTTGTATTATCCTAAGATATACCTCGAAGCAGAGTATTATCTCCAAGGGTATTGGATTGGTGTATTTGGGGATTTCGCCAACGTGACGGAACGGTATCTTGAGATGGAACGAGAAGACGACACGTTGCGTAGGCGTCACGCGGAGAAAGTGAGCGAACGATACGGTGCGTTTAGAGAAGAGCGGTTTTTGAAAGGCGAGTTTGGTGGGAGAGGAAGTCGCAGACGCGCGTTTATAACGCATTTTACGGGATGTCAACCATGTAGCGGTGATCATAATCCGAGTTACGATGGTGACACGTGTTGGAATGAGATGATCAGAGCCCTTAATTTTGCTGATAATCAGGTGATGCGCGTGTATGGTTACGTTCATTCTGATTTGAGTAAGACTTCTCCGCTTCAACCTCTGCCGTTCGATTATCCTAATGAAGCTTGGTGATTAATTTCTTAATAAGtactttgatatatataataagtCATGAttaatggaaaaatatatgataaaattatGTAGACACaaaggaagaggaaaaagcTAATGTCATTCACTTTGTGTTGTGtataactgaaaaaaaaaattggtcgTAATTTTTGTGTCCATGTCCTAATGCATGACACAACCAAATCAACCAATAGTTTTGCATTTGGTTTAAAAGTTTACTCAAAGTTTGTGTAAAGATTTCTGAGGTAAACCTTCGTCTCTTAAccaaaatagaagaaaaaaagaaaaagaaaaaaacattccCCCGTTTCCAACCAATTaccaaaactaaactaaaaagtaaCTTATGGGATTTGAATCCATGTAATAATATATCGACGAAATTAGAAGAAACCATGAAATTGTGTAATAATGTGTCTCCTTCAGTCCTTCTTTTGGTCAATTATCCACAATTATGAACCATAATTATTGAGTTTGGTGATGTACATCTAGATATTAGTTATAATATCACAATCACATGtgaatttatatatgtgagaagaaaattcattttatGAAAGCAACTCTGAATCCTGgattatataacaaacaatatcacattaacattttgatttcaaCTTTACAACAATTAATAAGCATTAATAACGAAATTAAAACACCCATGCATGACAAGTATTTCACATTTGTTGATTCTTAATTACATAAATCACACATAAATACGTACCAAAGATTCTAAATGAACATTCAAACTGACCCGtaacacataaacaaaacaattttttttaagagccTAAGTATTTGACAACACTGTAACTCTTACTCCTTTGAAACATCTTGTGCTTACTCCCAAAGCTAATCAAAGGACTTGCCTCATCTATTTTCTCAAAGCCACGATGACCACCACAACTTCTCGAACTCTTAGCCTTCCGCAATTTTGATGGTTCATGTCGTGCACCATCAATGGTCGCATTTCTAGCTGATGCGGCTCTTACAAGTTTAGCCACACGATCATCTTCAGCTCTCACGGAATATTGGGAGTGGCTAGCACTGAAACTTCGCGGAAGAGTGCTTACGTTGCAGACGGGTATCCCAAAACTCATGCCGCTTCCAGGAAGGTCATGGGAAGAAAATTGATTCATGCTTCGTATGTACATGTCTCTAGCTTTCACCAGCATCTTTATCGGAACTTTTATGTATTTGCTTAGCTTCGTCTCCTTTTTCTTGCTCATCTTATCTTTGTCACAAAGTGAGAAGGGAAACTAAGATTTTGCAATGATTTGTGTAAGATGCTGAACATTTAACAAGATTTTGCGATGATTTATATACATCATATTTGGGTCCcgactttttaaaatatttatatgtgtaTGTACACATACACATTTGAACTTACTATATAGTATACGGGAATAGGTATTAAACTTAAAGTATAGTTTTATGGCATTTGCGTACGGAGATGCATAATTGTATGCAATAAGTAAAAGAcgatttatgtttttagttgattatttttatatagcGCGAGCCACGAGACGTTGAGAGTTTGATGGAATTCATACATAACAAAAGATAGAATTTGATtatgataacaaaataaagttatgCTACTCTCAATTGTGGAGCCTATTTGATCGTAACCCCTATATTATTAGACCCATCGtattcataaatttaaacCATATATGctaagaaaatgtaaagtCAAGAGTTGACTTCAAAACATGGAAAACATGAGATGTGAACATCAAAATTTATGGAATAATCAAATtgcaaaaaaattgaatatatgtACATGAACGATCCACCGtccaaaaatatgaatatctAATAATTACCTCTAAACTTCATCATGCACTGATGAATATCTATTATCTCTAAACCACTGATGAATAACTCAAATATTCGtatatatttatcattaaTTTTCGAAGGTTCAATATAAAATAGACGAAGTTATGGGCCTCAGTATATTTCAGCCTGTACGCCTGTTTCTTATAGGCCCATGGACGGTCGGTCCTCTTGAGTTATGGTTGTGTGTGAAATCAGAAATTTGAATCATGTCTTATTTATCCAACATCATCACTTTACTTCTAAAAATTTGCAAGTAACATATTTTGTAACTAATCATGCACCACTAAAGTAACTAATCATGTACCACCCAAGTAaaagattataatatttttagggaaaaaaaaaaaaatcgaatttctCTGAATGACTGATGAAATAACTGGATGAAATAACTGGATGAAATGACGGATGGATTTTGTCGATAACCTCGCGAAATTGGACCTACATTTCATTCATTTATATTTCACACATTCACAACATCCTCATCTACCCTACACATCCATTTATACAACAAGCATCCTACACATTCATCTATATACCATCCACATCTCCCTATACATTCATCTCATCTATACAAGCATACATCACACCATATCCTTCTAAAGCTTTACCTGCAGTCGTCATATGTCAGTCTCAATATACACATACACACGTCACACACCCTACACATCCTATCATGACattatctatattttgttGGAGTAAGCTTGAAGcttacttgaagaagaagcaatcaaGCAAAAAGGAAATTAGAATTATACTTTGTGTTTAGGAAGTTGCCTAAATACTTATGTGTGTTTTCCTAATAGGATTAGGAAATTGTCTAgttcttttcatatataaagGAGTTGCAAGAGTGTTGCAAAACTTATGAGTTGAGAGATTAAGATTGTGtgtttttaggttttgagttattttcttaaagcaataaaagagagagTCTTTTATTCATAATCTTGTTCTTATTCTTGAGTTTGATATATAGTTTGAATCAATaattggtatcagagcataATATTGATTCAAGCATCTTTACGATCAAACAAAGGCAATCAACGAAGTTAGCGTTGATTCCGTACGGAGAAAGAAGGTAACTTGTGAAGAAGACATGGGCGATATAGTACCAGTAACGAACAACACCAAAGAAGGTAGCAGCTCTTCCTCTATTCAATGTCCGATGCTTACGGCAACAAACTATACGTTTTGGACAATACGTATGACGATGGCTCTAAAAGTTCACAAGGTATGGGAAACGATTGAAGAAGGATTAGATGATATCGATAAAAACAATATGGCAAGCGCTCTCCTTCTCCAATCTATCCCTGAAGCATTAACCTTGCGAGTTGGAAAACTTAAAACCGCAAAGAAGATATGGGATGCGATAAAGGCTAGAAATCTAGGAGCTGATAGGGTCAAAGATGCAAGACTTCAGACATTGATGGGCGAGTTTGAAAGGataaagatgaaagaaactgaGAAGATAGATGACTTCGCTGGAAGACTCTCAGAATTGTCCACCAAATCAGCAGATCTTGGGAATGATATTGAAGAACCTAAGTTGGTGAAAAAGTTTCTCAATAGCCTACCACGGAAACGTTATATACATATCATTGCTGCACTAGAACAAGTTCTTGATCTTAATACAACAAGTTTCGAGGATATAGTCGGCAGACTAAAGGCATATGAAGAGAGAATCtgcgatgaagaagataaccaAGATGATCAGGGAAAGCTTTTGTATGCGAACTCTGAAGAAAAGTCAGCTCAGAACAATTGGAATCCCAATAAAGGAAAAAGTCAAGGTGGTCGAGGATACGGACGAGGAAGAGGCAGAGATCGGTTTGGGAATGCACAAGGCAACAGAGACATGACAAACGTGATTTGCTATAGGTGTGATAAGCTAGGACACTATGCTTCCGACTGTCCCGATAGATTGCTTAAACTTCAAGAAACACAAGATGTTAAGAATGATGATACACAAAAGGCTGACGCATTAATGATGCACGAAGTAGTGTTTCTTAACGAGAAGAATGTAATGCCAAATAAACTTGAGGCGAGCTTGGATGTTGATAATGTGTGGTACTTGGATAATGGCGCGAGCAACCATATGACGGGAAACTTGGCTTACTTTGGTGAGATTGACGAAAGAGTTACGGGAAAGGTTCGTTTTGGTGACGATTCTCGTATTGATATCAAAGGAAAAGGCTCGATTACGTTTATAGCTAAgaatgaagagagaaaaatcttGGCTGATGTCTATTACATTCCCGATTTAAGAAGCAACATCGTGAGTCTTGGTCAGGCTACCGAGTCCGGATGTGATGTTAGAATGCGAGATGACCATCTAACTCTATATGATAGAGATGGAAAGCTGCTAATAAAAGCGACAAGATCCAGAAATCGACTTTACAAGGTGATCATGGAAGTCGATGATACAAAGTGTTTGCAACTTGAGAGCTTGAGTGAAACGACAAAGTGGCATGCAAGATTGGGTCATATTGGAACTGACAACTTGAAAAGAATGATGCAAAAGGAATTGGTCATTGGCATTCCTAATATCAAAGTCGAGAAAGAAATGTGTGGCTCATGCTTGCTTGGTAAGCAAGCTAGAAAACCATTTCCACAAGCAACTCCATATCGTGCAACTAGCATACTCGAGCTCTTACATGGAGATCTTTGTGGACCAATTACGCCTTCTACAGTAGCATAAAATAGGTATATCTTTGTCCTAATTGATGATTATTCACGTTATATGTGGTCACTTCTTCTCAAGGAAAAGAGCGAAGCGTTCAATAAGTTTAAAAGCTTTAAGGCATGTGTGGAGCAAGAAACTGGTGCTACCATTAAAACGTTTCGAACGGATAGAGGGGGAGAGTTTGTTTCTCAAGAGTTTCAAGCGTTTTGTGACGCCTCCGGGATTAAAAGGCACTTAACTGCACCGTATTCTCCACAACAAAACGGAGTGGTCGAGAGGCGCAATAGAACGTTAATGGAAATGACTAGAAGCATCTTGAAACACATGAGTGTCCCAAATTATCTATGGGGAGAAGCAGTGAGACATTCGACTTATCTTATAAACAGAGTAGCGACGAGAACTTTGGTA includes:
- a CDS encoding Galactosyl transferase GMA12/MNN10 family protein (Galactosyl transferase GMA12/MNN10 family protein; CONTAINS InterPro DOMAIN/s: Galactosyl transferase (InterPro:IPR008630); BEST Arabidopsis thaliana protein match is: Galactosyl transferase GMA12/MNN10 family protein (TAIR:AT2G22900.1); Has 507 Blast hits to 506 proteins in 109 species: Archae - 0; Bacteria - 4; Metazoa - 0; Fungi - 185; Plants - 285; Viruses - 4; Other Eukaryotes - 29 (source: NCBI BLink).), producing the protein MGKPGGAKTRTAVCLSDGVFFLAGAFMSLTLVWSYFSIFSPSFTSLRHDGKPVQCSGLDMQFDPSEPGFYDDPDLSYSIEKPITKWDEKRNQWFESHPSFKPGSENRIVMVTGSQSSPCKNPIGDHLLLRCFKNKVDYARIHGHDIFYSNSLLHPKMNSYWAKLPVVKAAMLAHPEAEWIWWVDSDAIFTDMEFKPPLHRYRQHNLVVHGWPNIIYEKQSWTALNAGVFLIRNCQWSMDLIDTWKSMGPVSPDYKKWGPIQRSIFKDKLFPESDDQTALIYLLYKHKELYYPKIYLEAEYYLQGYWIGVFGDFANVTERYLEMEREDDTLRRRHAEKVSERYGAFREERFLKGEFGGRGSRRRAFITHFTGCQPCSGDHNPSYDGDTCWNEMIRALNFADNQVMRVYGYVHSDLSKTSPLQPLPFDYPNEAW
- a CDS encoding uncharacterized protein (unknown protein; Has 64 Blast hits to 64 proteins in 11 species: Archae - 0; Bacteria - 0; Metazoa - 0; Fungi - 0; Plants - 64; Viruses - 0; Other Eukaryotes - 0 (source: NCBI BLink).) is translated as MSKKKETKLSKYIKVPIKMLVKARDMYIRSMNQFSSHDLPGSGMSFGIPVCNVSTLPRSFSASHSQYSVRAEDDRVAKLVRAASARNATIDGARHEPSKLRKAKSSRSCGGHRGFEKIDEASPLISFGSKHKMFQRSKSYSVVKYLGS